A genomic region of Haliotis asinina isolate JCU_RB_2024 chromosome 1, JCU_Hal_asi_v2, whole genome shotgun sequence contains the following coding sequences:
- the LOC137285351 gene encoding uncharacterized protein — protein MSRTAFLWRLVVTSGILKETIGKAFIQTKLTGETTNIDLSQKESLLLQVKGCSDLYVVLREKEGGEEAAIGIGIDSNNGIIMKACIQCVETYGARSVYLDCTAFKPFWITWAGLTVKIGRGHDVGMQEILSTTSTKSYKVNLLRLAGVANWIIETEVSNSVRHLYQRTVQPLEGMIDDLDVFHSFAAADIIRCIEACHEIQGCQSINYNKQDRTCELFAALPGDGDFKVKANWQSWIVAG, from the exons ATGAGCCGGACGGCCTTCTTGTGGCGACTGGTGGTGACGTCAG gtattttgaaagaaacaataGGAAAAGCCTTCATACAAACCAAACTTACGGGTGAGACGACAAACATAGATCTCAGCCAGAAGGAGTCGCTGCTGCTGCAGGTGAAGGGCTGTAGTGACCTCTATGTTGTGCTCCGTGAGAAAGAGGGCGGGGAAGAAGCAGCTATTGGCATTGGGATTGATTCCAATAATGGAATTATAATGAAGGCATGCATCCAGTGTGTAGAGACATATGGTGCCAGGTCGGTATATCTCGACTGCACTGCCTTTAAGCCCTTTTGGATAACATGGGCGGGACTGACGGTAAAGATTGGTCGCGGCCATGATGTGGGGATGCAAGAAATTCTCTCAACTACATCAACCAAGTCCTACAAAGTCAACTTGCTGCGGCTCGCAGGCGTTGCTAACTGGATCATAG AAACTGAGGTCTCAAACAGTGTGCGCCACTTGTACCAGCGCACAGTGCAACCTCTGGAAGGCATGATCGACGACCTGGACGTGTTCCACTCCTTTGCTGCTGCCGACATCATCCGCTGCATTGAAGCATGCCACGAAATCCAAGGATGTCAAAGCATCAACTACAACAAGCAAGACAGAACCTGTGAGCTCTTTGCTGCTTTGCCGGGGGATGGTGACTTCAAGGTCAAGGCCAACTGGCAGTCGTGGATTGTCGCTGGTTGA
- the LOC137277713 gene encoding uncharacterized protein — protein sequence MNRMTFLWRLVVTSGILKETIGKAFIQTKLTGETTNIDLSQKESLLLQVKGCNDLYVVLREKEGGEEAAIGIGIDSNNGIIMKACIQCVETYGARSAYLDCTAFKPFWITWAGLTVKIGRGHDVGMQEILSTTSTKSYKVNLLRLAGVANWIIETDVSKSDRHLYQRTVQPLEGMIDDLDVFHSFAAADIIRCIEACHEIQGCQSINYNKQDRTCELFAALPGDGDFKVKANWQSWIVAG from the exons ATGAACAGGATGACCTTCTTGTGGCGACTGGTGGTGACGTCAG gtattttgaaagaaacaataGGAAAAGCCTTCATACAAACCAAACTTACGGGTGAGACGACAAACATAGATCTCAGCCAGAAGGAGTCGCTGCTGCTGCAGGTGAAGGGCTGTAATGACCTCTATGTTGTGCTCCGTGAGAAAGAGGGCGGGGAAGAAGCAGCTATTGGAATTGGGATTGATTCCAATAATGGAATTATAATGAAAGCGTGCATCCAGTGTGTAGAGACATATGGTGCCAGGTCGGCATATCTCGACTGCACTGCCTTTAAGCCCTTTTGGATAACATGGGCGGGACTGACAGTAAAGATTGGTCGCGGCCATGATGTGGGGATGCAAGAAATTCTCTCAACTACATCAACCAAGTCCTACAAAGTCAACTTGCTGCGGCTCGCAGGCGTTGCTAACTGGATCATAG AAACTGATGTCTCAAAGAGTGACCGTCACTTGTACCAACGCACAGTGCAACCTCTGGAAGGCATGATCGACGACCTGGACGTGTTCCACTCCTTTGCTGCTGCCGACATCATCCGCTGCATTGAAGCATGCCACGAAATCCAAGGATGTCAAAGCATCAACTACAACAAGCAAGACAGAACCTGTGAGCTCTTTGCTGCTTTGCCGGGAGATGGTGACTTCAAGGTCAAGGCCAACTGGCAGTCGTGGATTGTCGCTGGTTGA